From the Jilunia laotingensis genome, the window TCGAGGTTCACACCGACGTAATTCTCCTCCCTTTTCACCTCAGGGCCGTTGATGGCGGCGAAAGGATAGTCGGTGGTCATCTTCGACTTCCACCCGTACACCTGTCCCCTGAACCCCCATATTGGGTTGATGAACTTACCAACCGACACGTTGATGAGCGGCGTCAGATTCTTTCCGAACTTGCTGTCCGGGTTCGTCGTTCCCTGCACGCCTGCCCCCACGCTGATAAAGATGTTGTCCTTCCAGCTCTCACTGTAGAACTTCTCCTTGTCTTGTGCAGAAGCCGAGGCAGCAGTCCCCGCCAGCAATAAAGATAATATTACTAATTTGCTTTTCATTGTTTTTCTATTTTAAATATTTCAACTCTTTTATTTCTATATTCGCCTTTCCTACTTCAACCGGAACTGAAAGGTAAGCCCCCCGGTGAAATATTTCATTCTCTGCAATTCTACCTGTGCATGCAGATGATTGAAAAGCAGATAAGTGGCTCCCAACGCAAAGTCCCTCGAATCGTATTCGGCTATCAGCCGCAGCTGCGGGTGGAAGGACGGGTTGTAGGTGACCCCGGCGGCGACCCCGTTGAGCTTGTACTCCCTCCTCCTGTTGTACACGTAGGAGAGGCTCACACCGATCGTTTCCCGGCCGACCCGCACATGTTTCGTGGCAGCGAGGTAGAAGCGGTTGTAATATCCGTTCCCCTGTTCCGAGGCTATCACGCCACCCGAGGACGTGAACGGGTCGGAAGTGCCCAGCACCACCGCGGGCATGTGT encodes:
- a CDS encoding YjbH domain-containing protein, translated to MQKRVILCILLLCFTFTLSAQLTYGTTGLLHAPSAEMREDKTVMLGANFLNKEITPPTWYYHTYNYYLNVTILPWLEVAYTCTLFKAEALGLKPYGYSGFTNQDRYFSVRLRALKEGQFWKHMPAVVLGTSDPFTSSGGVIASEQGNGYYNRFYLAATKHVRVGRETIGVSLSYVYNRRREYKLNGVAAGVTYNPSFHPQLRLIAEYDSRDFALGATYLLFNHLHAQVELQRMKYFTGGLTFQFRLK